From a single Kryptolebias marmoratus isolate JLee-2015 linkage group LG17, ASM164957v2, whole genome shotgun sequence genomic region:
- the zgc:114120 gene encoding SRC kinase signaling inhibitor 1 isoform X1 — protein sequence MISAGDAEFPRDFHTLAAGGGRGARRFQDNSNGGFMSSSLDRRHNSVAAKSLEALNSIHKADIERQRDALMDLQKNKYSNSPGSMSQGSAAAGRQQQPNYWSFKTRTPRVTRLSPTQPALADQANRVSFASAENLETMSEPDMPIGFNRMNRLRQSLPLARSSSQAKLRAPGILFLQLGEEIRRVHLTHELTSLDTLRALIVHMFPQRLTMAMLRSPSTALLIKDETRNVFYELEDPRDVQDRCVIKIYCKEPVYGTYPGHQHPHLANGDLRREMVHAPQDSPPTRRLSNPPMSSQHSSSSASPPQGSPSRARLLYSAGRPSSYAGPPHHTHSLPHPHAQPHQQPQLHQPHHAPQAFCTSSSAILERRDVKPDDEVGGSRSMVLLRGDDRVGGGIYADPYALGPDPSRLSLAGGPHSPLPARADPYASLYRRGGGGGPASVRSLTSYSAAALQGELMESGVLYRPGGPLYNDAYAASMLAMGLRVPPPSSPQKIPDMRDSYGGTLPARGSPGRQNLRRDSVTSSVFGDSPKARGPGPGLGLTAEQLCLIGGGDGGGGGGFGSPLLGNETETRERMEVMEKQIASLTGLLQRVLTRAPEAESPEKMESASDGSGTDPGQTKKKKALTPSAPLALMPPPSSVSHQPVPVSRLQMQLHLQNLQQNTNALRKQLSQLRNIQLENQDSVLSLLRQTESELSLMMLDAMRPQEDPLQRQRLLVEEERLKYLNQEELLIQQLHDLEKSVEELQRNSSINHGLVTEQEVEQKSKELRMLGDTLTELKNQFPSLQSKMRVVLRVEVEAVKFLKEEPHRLEALLKRCNSMTDALSTLRRQVSEGVWKTPEDISVQPQKRADDLDILNSPPLSLTDLSTSAGLANWMPVASDADASGPEQDVQSAMTFRSRVLDELPSRRPADKAVSAEVRLAAERDWEEKRASLTQFSAQDINRLLEETQAELMKAIPDLDFAAKHINKPAVPPKPQITIPITSTTAAAPAAGVDQQPGKVQLAAQKLNSMEGGGAHRGSVDLSVAKYKTEKPSKSPPPPPPRRSFPSAHGLTTNRTGEVIVTAKTQKVEEDGEMPKTLVKLRRTPSDAPRPASTPPVIAASAVRDEDDEEKIIAELENSSMSPGPTKGPTVAARLKHLQQGSLERPKTRRQKEDFPKVQGQQQVSSGLISEENSDRSSFGLLNPNSRLRGVTPSARNHSDMKPE from the exons ACTCGAACGCCTCGTGTGACACGACTCAGCCCCACGCAGCCGGCGCTCGCCGATCAGGCCAACAGGGTTTCCTTCGCCTCGGCTGAAAACCTGGAGACCATGTCGGAGCCGGATATGCCCATCGGCTTCAATCGGATGAACCGGCTTCGCCAGAGCCTGCCGCTGGCCCGCTCGTCCAGCCAGGCCAAGCTGCGGGCGCCAG GGATCTTGTTCCTGCAGCTCGGGGAGGAGATCCGCCGGGTTCACCTGACCCACGAGCTGACCAGCCTGGACACCCTGAGGGCGCTCATCGTGCACATGTTCCCCCAGAGGCTCACCATGGCCATGCTCAG ATCTCCCAGCACCGCTCTGCTGATCAAAGACGAGACCCGGAACGTCTTCTACGAACTGGAGGACCCGCGGGACGTCCAGGACCGCTGCGTCATTAAGATTTACTGCAAAGAGCCCGTCTACGGGACGTACCCGGGACACCAGCACCCTCACCTGGCCAACGGAGACCTGCGg AGGGAGATGGTTCACGCGCCGCAGGACTCTCCGCCCACCCGCCGCCTCAGTAACCCCCCCATGTCCTCGCagcactcctcctcctctgcctcgcCTCCTCAGGGCTCCCCGTCCCGAGCCCGCCTGCTCTACAGCGCCGGCCGGCCTTCTTCCTACGCCGGGCCGCCGCACCACACCCACTCCCTGCCCCACCCCCACGCTCAGCCCCACCAGCAGCCCCAGCTCCACCAGCCCCATCACGCCCCGCAGGCCTTCTGCACCTCCTCCAGCGCCATCCTGGAGCGCCGGGACGTGAAGCCCGACGACGAGGTGGGGGGGTCCAGGAGCATGGTGCTGCTGCGGGGGGACGACCGGGTCGGGGGAGGGATTTATGCGGACCCCTATGCTCTGGGCCCAGACCCGAGCCGGCTGAGCCTCGCAGGAGGTCCGCACTCCCCCCTGCCAGCCAGAGCCGACCCCTACGCCTCGTTGTACCGccgggggggcggggggggtcCCGCATCGGTGCGGTCACTCACCTCCTACTCTGCAGCTGCTTTACAAGGAGAGCTGATGGAGAGCGGCGTCCTCTACAGACCCGGCGGGCCGCTTTACAACGACGCCTACGCTGCCTCCATGTTGGCCATGGGGCTGAGGGtgcctcccccctcctccccccagaAGATACCCGACATGAGGGATTCCTACGGGGGGACCCTGCCCGCCCGGGGCTCCCCCGGGAGGCAGAACCTGAGGCGGGACTCTGTGACCTCCTCCGTGTTCGGGGACAGTCCCAAGGCCCGGGGCCCGGGTCCAGGGTTGGGTCTCACCGCCGAGCAGCTCTGCCTGATTGGAGGAGGCGACGGAGGAGGGGGCGGGGGCTTCGGATCTCCTCTGCTTGGGAATGAGACCGAGACCAG GGAGCGGATGGAGGTGATGGAGAAGCAGATCGCCAGCCTGACCGGGCTCCTGCAGAGGGTTCTGACCCGAGCGCCTGAAGCAGAAAGCCC GGAGAAGATGGAGTCGGCGAGCGACGGCTCAGGAACTGACC Ctggacaaactaaaaaaaagaaag CTCTGACTCCGTCGGCTCCTCTGGCCCTGATGCCCCCTCCGTCCTCGGTGTCCCACCAGCCCGTCCCCGTGTCCCGCCTGCAGATGCAGCTccacctgcagaacctgcagcagaacaccAACGCTCTGCGCAAACAGCTGTCGCAGCTGCGCAATATTCAG CTGGAGAACCAGGACTCGGTCCTGTCCCTGCTGCGGCAGACCGAGTCGGAGCTCAGCCTCATGATGCTGGACGCCATGCGGCCCCAGGAGGACCCGCTGCAGAGACAGCGCCttctggtggaggaggagagactCAAGTACCTGaaccaggaggagctgctgatccagcagctgca CGACCTGGAGAAGtctgtggaggagctgcagaggaactCGTCCATCAACCACGGCCTGGTGACGGAGCAGGAGGTGGAGCAGAAGAGCAAAGAGCTGAGGATGCTGGGAGACACGCTCACCGAGCTCAAAA accagttCCCCAGCCTGCAGAGTAAGATGCGGGTGGTGCTCCgggtggaggtggaggctgTTAAGTTCCTGAAGGAGGAGCCTCACCGCCTGGAGGCGCTGCTGAAACGCTGCAACTCCATGACGGACGCTCTGAGCACGCTGCGCAG ACAAGTCTCCGAGGGCGTCTGGAAGACACCCGAGGACATCTCCGTCCAACCCCAGAAGCGAGCGGACGACCTGGACATCCTGAACAGTCCTCCTCTCAGCCTCACCGACCTCAGCACCAGCGCCGGCCTCGCCAACTGGATGCCCGTGGCGTCCGACGCCGACGCCTCGGGTCCCGAGCAGGACGTCCAGTCCGCCATGACCTTCAGGAGCCGAGTCCTGGACGAGCTGCCCAGCAGGCGTCCCGCCGACAAGGCGGTGTCCGCTGAAGTCCGGCTG GCGGCTGAGCGGGACTGGGAGGAGAAACGGGCCAGTCTGACCCAGTTCAGCGCTCAGGACATCAACCGTCTGCTGGAGGAGACCCAGGCCGAGCTGATGAAGGCCATACCGGACCTGGACTTCGCTGCCAAGCACATAAACAAGCCGGCGGTGCCGCCCAAGCCTCAAATCACCATCCCGATAACCTCGACCACCGCCGCCGCACCCGCTGCCGGCGTGGACCAGCAGCCGGGGAAAGTGCAGCTGGCCGCTCAGAAGCTGAACAGCATGGAGGGGGGCGGAGCTCATCGAGGGTCGG TCGACCTCAGCGTGGCCAAGTACAAGACAGAGAAACCCTCCAAGTCTCCtcccccgccgccgccgcgcCGGAGCTTCCCGTCGGCGCACGGCCTCACCACCAACCGCACCGGAGAGGTGATCGTCACCGCCAAGACCCAGAAG gttGAAGAAGACGGCGAGATGCCGAAGACTCTGGTGAAGCTGAGGCGGACGCCCTCCGACGCGCCCCGCCCCGCCTCCACGCCGCCGGTGATCGCAGCGTCAGCTGTTCGCGACGAAGACGACGAGGAGAAGATCATCGCTGAGCTGGAG AACAGCAGCATGTCTCCAGGGCCGACGAAGGGTCCGACCGTCGCCGCCCGCCTCAAACACCTCCAGCAGGGCAGCCTGGAGAGACCCAAAACCCGCCGGCAGAAAGAGGACTTCCCCAAAGTCCAGGGCCAGCAGCAG GTCTCATCCGGACTAATCAGTGAGGAGAACTCGGACCGCTCCAGTTTTGGACTCCTAAATCCTAATTCACGCCTCAGAGGTGTGACTCCATCAGCCAGAAATCACTCAGATATGAAACCTGAGTGA
- the zgc:114120 gene encoding SRC kinase signaling inhibitor 1 isoform X3, producing the protein MISAGDAEFPRDFHTLAAGGGRGARRFQDNSNGGFMSSSLDRRHNSVAAKSLEALNSIHKADIERQRDALMDLQKNKYSNSPGSMSQGSAAAGRQTRTPRVTRLSPTQPALADQANRVSFASAENLETMSEPDMPIGFNRMNRLRQSLPLARSSSQAKLRAPGILFLQLGEEIRRVHLTHELTSLDTLRALIVHMFPQRLTMAMLRSPSTALLIKDETRNVFYELEDPRDVQDRCVIKIYCKEPVYGTYPGHQHPHLANGDLRREMVHAPQDSPPTRRLSNPPMSSQHSSSSASPPQGSPSRARLLYSAGRPSSYAGPPHHTHSLPHPHAQPHQQPQLHQPHHAPQAFCTSSSAILERRDVKPDDEVGGSRSMVLLRGDDRVGGGIYADPYALGPDPSRLSLAGGPHSPLPARADPYASLYRRGGGGGPASVRSLTSYSAAALQGELMESGVLYRPGGPLYNDAYAASMLAMGLRVPPPSSPQKIPDMRDSYGGTLPARGSPGRQNLRRDSVTSSVFGDSPKARGPGPGLGLTAEQLCLIGGGDGGGGGGFGSPLLGNETETRERMEVMEKQIASLTGLLQRVLTRAPEAESPEKMESASDGSGTDPGQTKKKKALTPSAPLALMPPPSSVSHQPVPVSRLQMQLHLQNLQQNTNALRKQLSQLRNIQLENQDSVLSLLRQTESELSLMMLDAMRPQEDPLQRQRLLVEEERLKYLNQEELLIQQLHDLEKSVEELQRNSSINHGLVTEQEVEQKSKELRMLGDTLTELKNQFPSLQSKMRVVLRVEVEAVKFLKEEPHRLEALLKRCNSMTDALSTLRRQVSEGVWKTPEDISVQPQKRADDLDILNSPPLSLTDLSTSAGLANWMPVASDADASGPEQDVQSAMTFRSRVLDELPSRRPADKAVSAEVRLAAERDWEEKRASLTQFSAQDINRLLEETQAELMKAIPDLDFAAKHINKPAVPPKPQITIPITSTTAAAPAAGVDQQPGKVQLAAQKLNSMEGGGAHRGSVDLSVAKYKTEKPSKSPPPPPPRRSFPSAHGLTTNRTGEVIVTAKTQKVEEDGEMPKTLVKLRRTPSDAPRPASTPPVIAASAVRDEDDEEKIIAELENSSMSPGPTKGPTVAARLKHLQQGSLERPKTRRQKEDFPKVQGQQQVSSGLISEENSDRSSFGLLNPNSRLRGVTPSARNHSDMKPE; encoded by the exons ACTCGAACGCCTCGTGTGACACGACTCAGCCCCACGCAGCCGGCGCTCGCCGATCAGGCCAACAGGGTTTCCTTCGCCTCGGCTGAAAACCTGGAGACCATGTCGGAGCCGGATATGCCCATCGGCTTCAATCGGATGAACCGGCTTCGCCAGAGCCTGCCGCTGGCCCGCTCGTCCAGCCAGGCCAAGCTGCGGGCGCCAG GGATCTTGTTCCTGCAGCTCGGGGAGGAGATCCGCCGGGTTCACCTGACCCACGAGCTGACCAGCCTGGACACCCTGAGGGCGCTCATCGTGCACATGTTCCCCCAGAGGCTCACCATGGCCATGCTCAG ATCTCCCAGCACCGCTCTGCTGATCAAAGACGAGACCCGGAACGTCTTCTACGAACTGGAGGACCCGCGGGACGTCCAGGACCGCTGCGTCATTAAGATTTACTGCAAAGAGCCCGTCTACGGGACGTACCCGGGACACCAGCACCCTCACCTGGCCAACGGAGACCTGCGg AGGGAGATGGTTCACGCGCCGCAGGACTCTCCGCCCACCCGCCGCCTCAGTAACCCCCCCATGTCCTCGCagcactcctcctcctctgcctcgcCTCCTCAGGGCTCCCCGTCCCGAGCCCGCCTGCTCTACAGCGCCGGCCGGCCTTCTTCCTACGCCGGGCCGCCGCACCACACCCACTCCCTGCCCCACCCCCACGCTCAGCCCCACCAGCAGCCCCAGCTCCACCAGCCCCATCACGCCCCGCAGGCCTTCTGCACCTCCTCCAGCGCCATCCTGGAGCGCCGGGACGTGAAGCCCGACGACGAGGTGGGGGGGTCCAGGAGCATGGTGCTGCTGCGGGGGGACGACCGGGTCGGGGGAGGGATTTATGCGGACCCCTATGCTCTGGGCCCAGACCCGAGCCGGCTGAGCCTCGCAGGAGGTCCGCACTCCCCCCTGCCAGCCAGAGCCGACCCCTACGCCTCGTTGTACCGccgggggggcggggggggtcCCGCATCGGTGCGGTCACTCACCTCCTACTCTGCAGCTGCTTTACAAGGAGAGCTGATGGAGAGCGGCGTCCTCTACAGACCCGGCGGGCCGCTTTACAACGACGCCTACGCTGCCTCCATGTTGGCCATGGGGCTGAGGGtgcctcccccctcctccccccagaAGATACCCGACATGAGGGATTCCTACGGGGGGACCCTGCCCGCCCGGGGCTCCCCCGGGAGGCAGAACCTGAGGCGGGACTCTGTGACCTCCTCCGTGTTCGGGGACAGTCCCAAGGCCCGGGGCCCGGGTCCAGGGTTGGGTCTCACCGCCGAGCAGCTCTGCCTGATTGGAGGAGGCGACGGAGGAGGGGGCGGGGGCTTCGGATCTCCTCTGCTTGGGAATGAGACCGAGACCAG GGAGCGGATGGAGGTGATGGAGAAGCAGATCGCCAGCCTGACCGGGCTCCTGCAGAGGGTTCTGACCCGAGCGCCTGAAGCAGAAAGCCC GGAGAAGATGGAGTCGGCGAGCGACGGCTCAGGAACTGACC Ctggacaaactaaaaaaaagaaag CTCTGACTCCGTCGGCTCCTCTGGCCCTGATGCCCCCTCCGTCCTCGGTGTCCCACCAGCCCGTCCCCGTGTCCCGCCTGCAGATGCAGCTccacctgcagaacctgcagcagaacaccAACGCTCTGCGCAAACAGCTGTCGCAGCTGCGCAATATTCAG CTGGAGAACCAGGACTCGGTCCTGTCCCTGCTGCGGCAGACCGAGTCGGAGCTCAGCCTCATGATGCTGGACGCCATGCGGCCCCAGGAGGACCCGCTGCAGAGACAGCGCCttctggtggaggaggagagactCAAGTACCTGaaccaggaggagctgctgatccagcagctgca CGACCTGGAGAAGtctgtggaggagctgcagaggaactCGTCCATCAACCACGGCCTGGTGACGGAGCAGGAGGTGGAGCAGAAGAGCAAAGAGCTGAGGATGCTGGGAGACACGCTCACCGAGCTCAAAA accagttCCCCAGCCTGCAGAGTAAGATGCGGGTGGTGCTCCgggtggaggtggaggctgTTAAGTTCCTGAAGGAGGAGCCTCACCGCCTGGAGGCGCTGCTGAAACGCTGCAACTCCATGACGGACGCTCTGAGCACGCTGCGCAG ACAAGTCTCCGAGGGCGTCTGGAAGACACCCGAGGACATCTCCGTCCAACCCCAGAAGCGAGCGGACGACCTGGACATCCTGAACAGTCCTCCTCTCAGCCTCACCGACCTCAGCACCAGCGCCGGCCTCGCCAACTGGATGCCCGTGGCGTCCGACGCCGACGCCTCGGGTCCCGAGCAGGACGTCCAGTCCGCCATGACCTTCAGGAGCCGAGTCCTGGACGAGCTGCCCAGCAGGCGTCCCGCCGACAAGGCGGTGTCCGCTGAAGTCCGGCTG GCGGCTGAGCGGGACTGGGAGGAGAAACGGGCCAGTCTGACCCAGTTCAGCGCTCAGGACATCAACCGTCTGCTGGAGGAGACCCAGGCCGAGCTGATGAAGGCCATACCGGACCTGGACTTCGCTGCCAAGCACATAAACAAGCCGGCGGTGCCGCCCAAGCCTCAAATCACCATCCCGATAACCTCGACCACCGCCGCCGCACCCGCTGCCGGCGTGGACCAGCAGCCGGGGAAAGTGCAGCTGGCCGCTCAGAAGCTGAACAGCATGGAGGGGGGCGGAGCTCATCGAGGGTCGG TCGACCTCAGCGTGGCCAAGTACAAGACAGAGAAACCCTCCAAGTCTCCtcccccgccgccgccgcgcCGGAGCTTCCCGTCGGCGCACGGCCTCACCACCAACCGCACCGGAGAGGTGATCGTCACCGCCAAGACCCAGAAG gttGAAGAAGACGGCGAGATGCCGAAGACTCTGGTGAAGCTGAGGCGGACGCCCTCCGACGCGCCCCGCCCCGCCTCCACGCCGCCGGTGATCGCAGCGTCAGCTGTTCGCGACGAAGACGACGAGGAGAAGATCATCGCTGAGCTGGAG AACAGCAGCATGTCTCCAGGGCCGACGAAGGGTCCGACCGTCGCCGCCCGCCTCAAACACCTCCAGCAGGGCAGCCTGGAGAGACCCAAAACCCGCCGGCAGAAAGAGGACTTCCCCAAAGTCCAGGGCCAGCAGCAG GTCTCATCCGGACTAATCAGTGAGGAGAACTCGGACCGCTCCAGTTTTGGACTCCTAAATCCTAATTCACGCCTCAGAGGTGTGACTCCATCAGCCAGAAATCACTCAGATATGAAACCTGAGTGA
- the zgc:114120 gene encoding SRC kinase signaling inhibitor 1 isoform X2 — MISAGDAEFPRDFHTLAAGGGRGARRFQDNSNGGFMSSSLDRRHNSVAAKSLEALNSIHKADIERQRDALMDLQKNKYSNSPGSMSQGSAAAGRQQQPNYWSFKTRTPRVTRLSPTQPALADQANRVSFASAENLETMSEPDMPIGFNRMNRLRQSLPLARSSSQAKLRAPGILFLQLGEEIRRVHLTHELTSLDTLRALIVHMFPQRLTMAMLRSPSTALLIKDETRNVFYELEDPRDVQDRCVIKIYCKEPVYGTYPGHQHPHLANGDLRREMVHAPQDSPPTRRLSNPPMSSQHSSSSASPPQGSPSRARLLYSAGRPSSYAGPPHHTHSLPHPHAQPHQQPQLHQPHHAPQAFCTSSSAILERRDVKPDDEVGGSRSMVLLRGDDRVGGGIYADPYALGPDPSRLSLAGGPHSPLPARADPYASLYRRGGGGGPASVRSLTSYSAAALQGELMESGVLYRPGGPLYNDAYAASMLAMGLRVPPPSSPQKIPDMRDSYGGTLPARGSPGRQNLRRDSVTSSVFGDSPKARGPGPGLGLTAEQLCLIGGGDGGGGGGFGSPLLGNETETRERMEVMEKQIASLTGLLQRVLTRAPEAESPEKMESASDGSGTDPLTPSAPLALMPPPSSVSHQPVPVSRLQMQLHLQNLQQNTNALRKQLSQLRNIQLENQDSVLSLLRQTESELSLMMLDAMRPQEDPLQRQRLLVEEERLKYLNQEELLIQQLHDLEKSVEELQRNSSINHGLVTEQEVEQKSKELRMLGDTLTELKNQFPSLQSKMRVVLRVEVEAVKFLKEEPHRLEALLKRCNSMTDALSTLRRQVSEGVWKTPEDISVQPQKRADDLDILNSPPLSLTDLSTSAGLANWMPVASDADASGPEQDVQSAMTFRSRVLDELPSRRPADKAVSAEVRLAAERDWEEKRASLTQFSAQDINRLLEETQAELMKAIPDLDFAAKHINKPAVPPKPQITIPITSTTAAAPAAGVDQQPGKVQLAAQKLNSMEGGGAHRGSVDLSVAKYKTEKPSKSPPPPPPRRSFPSAHGLTTNRTGEVIVTAKTQKVEEDGEMPKTLVKLRRTPSDAPRPASTPPVIAASAVRDEDDEEKIIAELENSSMSPGPTKGPTVAARLKHLQQGSLERPKTRRQKEDFPKVQGQQQVSSGLISEENSDRSSFGLLNPNSRLRGVTPSARNHSDMKPE; from the exons ACTCGAACGCCTCGTGTGACACGACTCAGCCCCACGCAGCCGGCGCTCGCCGATCAGGCCAACAGGGTTTCCTTCGCCTCGGCTGAAAACCTGGAGACCATGTCGGAGCCGGATATGCCCATCGGCTTCAATCGGATGAACCGGCTTCGCCAGAGCCTGCCGCTGGCCCGCTCGTCCAGCCAGGCCAAGCTGCGGGCGCCAG GGATCTTGTTCCTGCAGCTCGGGGAGGAGATCCGCCGGGTTCACCTGACCCACGAGCTGACCAGCCTGGACACCCTGAGGGCGCTCATCGTGCACATGTTCCCCCAGAGGCTCACCATGGCCATGCTCAG ATCTCCCAGCACCGCTCTGCTGATCAAAGACGAGACCCGGAACGTCTTCTACGAACTGGAGGACCCGCGGGACGTCCAGGACCGCTGCGTCATTAAGATTTACTGCAAAGAGCCCGTCTACGGGACGTACCCGGGACACCAGCACCCTCACCTGGCCAACGGAGACCTGCGg AGGGAGATGGTTCACGCGCCGCAGGACTCTCCGCCCACCCGCCGCCTCAGTAACCCCCCCATGTCCTCGCagcactcctcctcctctgcctcgcCTCCTCAGGGCTCCCCGTCCCGAGCCCGCCTGCTCTACAGCGCCGGCCGGCCTTCTTCCTACGCCGGGCCGCCGCACCACACCCACTCCCTGCCCCACCCCCACGCTCAGCCCCACCAGCAGCCCCAGCTCCACCAGCCCCATCACGCCCCGCAGGCCTTCTGCACCTCCTCCAGCGCCATCCTGGAGCGCCGGGACGTGAAGCCCGACGACGAGGTGGGGGGGTCCAGGAGCATGGTGCTGCTGCGGGGGGACGACCGGGTCGGGGGAGGGATTTATGCGGACCCCTATGCTCTGGGCCCAGACCCGAGCCGGCTGAGCCTCGCAGGAGGTCCGCACTCCCCCCTGCCAGCCAGAGCCGACCCCTACGCCTCGTTGTACCGccgggggggcggggggggtcCCGCATCGGTGCGGTCACTCACCTCCTACTCTGCAGCTGCTTTACAAGGAGAGCTGATGGAGAGCGGCGTCCTCTACAGACCCGGCGGGCCGCTTTACAACGACGCCTACGCTGCCTCCATGTTGGCCATGGGGCTGAGGGtgcctcccccctcctccccccagaAGATACCCGACATGAGGGATTCCTACGGGGGGACCCTGCCCGCCCGGGGCTCCCCCGGGAGGCAGAACCTGAGGCGGGACTCTGTGACCTCCTCCGTGTTCGGGGACAGTCCCAAGGCCCGGGGCCCGGGTCCAGGGTTGGGTCTCACCGCCGAGCAGCTCTGCCTGATTGGAGGAGGCGACGGAGGAGGGGGCGGGGGCTTCGGATCTCCTCTGCTTGGGAATGAGACCGAGACCAG GGAGCGGATGGAGGTGATGGAGAAGCAGATCGCCAGCCTGACCGGGCTCCTGCAGAGGGTTCTGACCCGAGCGCCTGAAGCAGAAAGCCC GGAGAAGATGGAGTCGGCGAGCGACGGCTCAGGAACTGACC CTCTGACTCCGTCGGCTCCTCTGGCCCTGATGCCCCCTCCGTCCTCGGTGTCCCACCAGCCCGTCCCCGTGTCCCGCCTGCAGATGCAGCTccacctgcagaacctgcagcagaacaccAACGCTCTGCGCAAACAGCTGTCGCAGCTGCGCAATATTCAG CTGGAGAACCAGGACTCGGTCCTGTCCCTGCTGCGGCAGACCGAGTCGGAGCTCAGCCTCATGATGCTGGACGCCATGCGGCCCCAGGAGGACCCGCTGCAGAGACAGCGCCttctggtggaggaggagagactCAAGTACCTGaaccaggaggagctgctgatccagcagctgca CGACCTGGAGAAGtctgtggaggagctgcagaggaactCGTCCATCAACCACGGCCTGGTGACGGAGCAGGAGGTGGAGCAGAAGAGCAAAGAGCTGAGGATGCTGGGAGACACGCTCACCGAGCTCAAAA accagttCCCCAGCCTGCAGAGTAAGATGCGGGTGGTGCTCCgggtggaggtggaggctgTTAAGTTCCTGAAGGAGGAGCCTCACCGCCTGGAGGCGCTGCTGAAACGCTGCAACTCCATGACGGACGCTCTGAGCACGCTGCGCAG ACAAGTCTCCGAGGGCGTCTGGAAGACACCCGAGGACATCTCCGTCCAACCCCAGAAGCGAGCGGACGACCTGGACATCCTGAACAGTCCTCCTCTCAGCCTCACCGACCTCAGCACCAGCGCCGGCCTCGCCAACTGGATGCCCGTGGCGTCCGACGCCGACGCCTCGGGTCCCGAGCAGGACGTCCAGTCCGCCATGACCTTCAGGAGCCGAGTCCTGGACGAGCTGCCCAGCAGGCGTCCCGCCGACAAGGCGGTGTCCGCTGAAGTCCGGCTG GCGGCTGAGCGGGACTGGGAGGAGAAACGGGCCAGTCTGACCCAGTTCAGCGCTCAGGACATCAACCGTCTGCTGGAGGAGACCCAGGCCGAGCTGATGAAGGCCATACCGGACCTGGACTTCGCTGCCAAGCACATAAACAAGCCGGCGGTGCCGCCCAAGCCTCAAATCACCATCCCGATAACCTCGACCACCGCCGCCGCACCCGCTGCCGGCGTGGACCAGCAGCCGGGGAAAGTGCAGCTGGCCGCTCAGAAGCTGAACAGCATGGAGGGGGGCGGAGCTCATCGAGGGTCGG TCGACCTCAGCGTGGCCAAGTACAAGACAGAGAAACCCTCCAAGTCTCCtcccccgccgccgccgcgcCGGAGCTTCCCGTCGGCGCACGGCCTCACCACCAACCGCACCGGAGAGGTGATCGTCACCGCCAAGACCCAGAAG gttGAAGAAGACGGCGAGATGCCGAAGACTCTGGTGAAGCTGAGGCGGACGCCCTCCGACGCGCCCCGCCCCGCCTCCACGCCGCCGGTGATCGCAGCGTCAGCTGTTCGCGACGAAGACGACGAGGAGAAGATCATCGCTGAGCTGGAG AACAGCAGCATGTCTCCAGGGCCGACGAAGGGTCCGACCGTCGCCGCCCGCCTCAAACACCTCCAGCAGGGCAGCCTGGAGAGACCCAAAACCCGCCGGCAGAAAGAGGACTTCCCCAAAGTCCAGGGCCAGCAGCAG GTCTCATCCGGACTAATCAGTGAGGAGAACTCGGACCGCTCCAGTTTTGGACTCCTAAATCCTAATTCACGCCTCAGAGGTGTGACTCCATCAGCCAGAAATCACTCAGATATGAAACCTGAGTGA